Proteins encoded together in one Pontiella desulfatans window:
- a CDS encoding PEP-CTERM sorting domain-containing protein, whose translation MKKMIGIACLVLLAGGAHASVVNFTAAEGYSGDGSSWASRLDAQTPTTGSSWDETAGSGTGRFRVDSSAGAVHLDGDAGYNKAIYQEALSSSMTEYTVGMKFSFNRDSAQLTTKANVIAVELTEVASGGNRLAMQLERQPNANSGKYRLSFWENTGSVNTSGNAGWSDETVWGFADAADTTSDDLWLGMTLYRGADASSWMVSGVLSNMLTGASVEMGTGVVGEFDTSSAYFTDDLYALMNSSNKDSEGNFSNRVVDQFSVTAIPEPATLGLIAGFGGAVLFIRRRFMM comes from the coding sequence ATGAAAAAGATGATCGGTATTGCTTGTTTGGTTTTATTGGCCGGCGGGGCGCATGCATCCGTCGTAAACTTCACGGCGGCGGAAGGCTATTCCGGTGACGGTTCCAGCTGGGCAAGCCGGCTGGATGCCCAAACGCCAACGACCGGCTCAAGCTGGGATGAAACCGCAGGTAGTGGCACCGGCCGCTTTCGCGTGGACAGTTCCGCCGGAGCAGTTCATCTGGATGGTGACGCAGGCTATAACAAGGCCATCTACCAGGAGGCTCTTTCCTCCTCTATGACGGAATATACCGTCGGGATGAAGTTTTCCTTCAACCGGGACTCCGCCCAGCTTACCACCAAGGCAAACGTGATTGCCGTCGAGCTGACCGAAGTGGCGTCCGGCGGAAACCGGCTGGCGATGCAGCTGGAGCGCCAGCCCAACGCGAACAGCGGGAAATACCGGCTTTCATTCTGGGAAAACACGGGATCCGTAAATACCTCGGGCAACGCCGGGTGGTCGGACGAAACGGTTTGGGGCTTCGCCGATGCCGCTGACACAACGTCGGACGATCTTTGGCTGGGCATGACGCTCTACCGCGGTGCAGACGCCTCGTCCTGGATGGTATCCGGTGTGCTCAGCAACATGCTCACCGGGGCCTCTGTTGAGATGGGAACCGGAGTTGTGGGAGAATTTGATACGTCGTCGGCCTATTTTACAGATGATCTGTATGCACTGATGAATTCTTCTAACAAAGATTCGGAAGGGAACTTTTCCAACCGCGTGGTTGATCAGTTTTCCGTTACGGCCATTCCCGAACCCGCAACGCTGGGACTGATTGCAGGTTTTGGCGGTGCTGTTTTGTTTATCCGCCGCAGATTCATGATGTAA
- a CDS encoding GntR family transcriptional regulator, whose product MAKPNTKEDIAYQYVRELINGDELQPGDLLPTETQISETLGINRMTIAKALASLKNEGYVERRAGRGTTLIRKPASSSSKIVLVISPWPSWDIKDEWYFSRMLYAMQTTAIRNGMATINLAVHAEQIEDDDFAKIRDIYHAVECQGAIVVDPYLATHGKLQEFLAGLHCPTVWAGSSQKDAPNAYCVDIDDHQAAFDLTEKLINSGAQQIAYISFQFNTEARRRRLDGYKAALKKNDIPFDERLVICNSMPVCLKDAGRECAGIYTARNLAADAVVLSDLLMLDGIISFCDQLQTPPLLKLKQLPCATFDYEKDQGHANIQFSATQPIEDIGASTVQMLIDICEGKPNIPKIQILNHEIHTLN is encoded by the coding sequence ATGGCCAAACCTAACACAAAAGAAGACATTGCCTACCAGTATGTTCGGGAACTGATTAATGGCGACGAGCTGCAACCCGGCGACCTGCTACCCACCGAAACCCAGATCAGCGAAACATTGGGCATTAACCGCATGACCATCGCCAAAGCCTTGGCTTCGCTCAAAAACGAAGGCTACGTGGAGCGTCGCGCCGGGCGTGGAACCACCCTCATCCGCAAACCGGCCTCCAGTTCATCCAAAATAGTTCTCGTCATTTCCCCGTGGCCTTCGTGGGACATCAAGGATGAGTGGTATTTCTCCCGAATGCTCTATGCCATGCAAACCACCGCCATCCGAAACGGCATGGCCACCATCAACCTCGCTGTACACGCCGAACAGATTGAAGACGACGACTTCGCTAAAATCCGCGACATCTATCACGCCGTAGAGTGCCAGGGAGCCATCGTGGTCGATCCCTACCTCGCCACCCACGGCAAACTGCAGGAATTCCTGGCGGGTCTGCATTGCCCGACCGTATGGGCCGGATCCTCGCAGAAAGATGCGCCTAACGCATACTGCGTCGATATTGACGATCATCAGGCTGCCTTTGATCTAACTGAAAAACTGATCAATTCCGGCGCTCAACAAATCGCCTACATCAGCTTTCAGTTCAATACCGAAGCCCGCCGCCGCCGGCTCGACGGCTATAAAGCCGCTCTGAAAAAAAACGATATCCCGTTCGATGAACGGCTGGTGATCTGCAACAGCATGCCGGTCTGCCTCAAAGATGCTGGCCGCGAATGCGCCGGCATCTACACCGCCCGCAACCTCGCCGCCGATGCGGTGGTACTCAGCGATTTGCTCATGCTCGACGGCATCATCAGCTTCTGCGACCAACTCCAGACCCCACCGCTACTCAAACTAAAGCAACTCCCCTGCGCCACGTTCGATTACGAGAAGGATCAAGGACACGCCAACATACAATTCTCTGCCACCCAACCCATCGAAGATATTGGTGCCAGCACGGTTCAGATGCTTATCGATATCTGCGAGGGGAAACCGAACATTCCAAAAATCCAAATCCTCAACCACGAAATCCACACCCTCAACTGA